Proteins from one Orenia marismortui DSM 5156 genomic window:
- the ytxC gene encoding putative sporulation protein YtxC, with protein MPIIQIGTNHYEEYLRDRLFFELAFLKQDGIIIEIDEFQKGDLTVFDCQLKLDKDGLDNLDFIFNEYIANALSDVIINNIEGELLEKILKSKYKQFSNLENREIIEMATDRLNFLISQEDQSIISKIQRKNRILLEILDYLEVRNEMSLEGFVQFRLKDYLSELEVAIDRAVDDFIVEKEYEEFIHLLKYFIDTQETKNELIHVVKFKNNHFKLLNEDGMVIENTYLDENLLSMVDCDLDYDDLLISALITAAPELIILHFKEPVSIIKPLKNIFADKISICLGCEYCNLNNLNELD; from the coding sequence ATGCCTATCATTCAAATAGGTACTAATCATTATGAAGAATACCTTCGAGACAGGTTATTTTTTGAGCTAGCATTTTTAAAACAGGATGGGATAATTATAGAGATAGATGAATTTCAAAAGGGAGATTTAACTGTTTTTGATTGCCAATTAAAACTTGATAAAGATGGATTAGATAATTTGGATTTTATCTTTAATGAATATATTGCTAATGCTTTATCTGATGTAATTATTAATAATATAGAGGGAGAATTGTTAGAGAAGATATTGAAAAGTAAGTATAAACAATTCTCTAATCTTGAAAATCGAGAAATTATAGAGATGGCAACAGATAGATTAAACTTCTTAATAAGTCAAGAAGATCAAAGTATTATTTCTAAAATTCAACGGAAGAATAGAATATTATTAGAAATTCTTGATTACTTAGAAGTAAGAAATGAAATGAGTTTGGAAGGCTTTGTTCAATTTAGATTAAAGGATTATTTGTCAGAATTAGAGGTAGCTATTGATAGAGCAGTGGATGATTTTATTGTAGAAAAAGAATATGAAGAATTTATTCATTTATTGAAATATTTTATTGATACCCAGGAAACTAAAAACGAGTTGATTCATGTGGTTAAATTTAAAAATAATCATTTTAAATTATTAAATGAAGATGGTATGGTAATAGAAAATACCTACTTAGATGAAAATCTTTTAAGTATGGTAGATTGTGATTTAGATTATGATGATTTATTAATCAGTGCTTTGATAACTGCAGCACCTGAATTAATAATCTTACACTTTAAAGAACCAGTTTCTATAATTAAGCCATTAAAGAACATATTTGCTGATAAGATCTCCATCTGTCTAGGTTGTGAGTATTGTAATTTGAATAATTTAAATGAATTAGACTAA
- a CDS encoding nucleoside triphosphate pyrophosphohydrolase, whose translation MKKYDKLIRDRIPGIIKESGKEYEVEVMDEVEYKSYLKKKLLEEVNEYIESEEVEELADILEVMYAIIDLKEVTLEEVDKIRSEKVEKRGGFKERLKLLKVYD comes from the coding sequence ATGAAAAAATATGATAAATTAATCAGAGATAGGATACCAGGTATTATTAAAGAGTCAGGGAAAGAATATGAAGTAGAGGTTATGGATGAGGTAGAGTACAAGTCATACTTAAAAAAGAAGTTACTAGAAGAAGTCAATGAGTATATAGAATCAGAAGAGGTTGAAGAATTAGCTGATATTTTAGAAGTAATGTATGCTATTATAGATCTTAAAGAAGTTACTTTAGAAGAAGTTGATAAGATTAGAAGTGAGAAAGTTGAAAAGCGCGGAGGATTTAAGGAGAGATTAAAATTATTGAAGGTTTATGATTAA
- a CDS encoding tyrosine-type recombinase/integrase, with product MGHIRKQGENTWEITISTGKDPVTGKYGRIYETVQGNKTQAKKRMMELEYELEHSTYIKPSELTLSELLHQWYQDYAQTNLAPSTQEYYDIIINSHIIPLLGGIKISDLEPMHIQRYLSEKLRNGRLDGKSGGLSNKSVKRHYTVINQVLKYAAKLQVIENNPAKYVDPPKPENPEIQALKQEELEKILDIAKGWIHDFIYIAAFTGMRRGELLALRWKDVNFKDKSLQIRQSVSKLSGGRLIYREPKTKSSIRLISIDDDIVKILKCRNKEQKENKLKLGSQYNNKYNLVFAKENGDPYLPLYTTRQFNKVAEKANLSNFRLHDLRHTHATLMLQAGIHPKIVQERLGHSSITQTLDTYSHITPSMQRTAVQKLKDSLKK from the coding sequence ATGGGTCATATCAGAAAACAAGGTGAAAACACCTGGGAAATAACAATCAGTACTGGAAAAGACCCTGTTACAGGAAAATATGGACGGATATATGAAACTGTTCAAGGGAATAAGACTCAAGCTAAAAAAAGAATGATGGAATTAGAGTATGAATTAGAACATAGCACTTATATTAAGCCTTCAGAACTAACTCTTAGCGAACTGTTACATCAATGGTATCAAGACTATGCCCAAACTAATTTAGCTCCATCTACACAGGAATATTATGATATTATAATCAATTCTCATATAATTCCTTTGTTAGGTGGGATTAAAATATCTGATCTTGAACCTATGCATATCCAAAGATATTTAAGTGAAAAATTAAGAAATGGTAGATTAGATGGAAAATCTGGTGGTCTATCTAATAAATCTGTTAAGAGGCATTATACTGTCATTAATCAGGTTTTGAAATATGCTGCAAAGTTACAGGTAATTGAGAACAATCCAGCTAAATATGTTGATCCACCCAAACCAGAAAACCCAGAAATTCAAGCCCTTAAGCAAGAAGAATTAGAAAAAATATTAGATATCGCTAAAGGATGGATTCATGATTTTATTTATATTGCTGCCTTCACAGGAATGAGAAGAGGTGAGCTATTAGCTTTAAGATGGAAGGATGTTAATTTTAAAGATAAGTCACTACAAATAAGACAGAGTGTAAGTAAGCTCTCTGGAGGAAGGTTAATCTATAGAGAACCCAAAACCAAATCAAGTATAAGACTAATAAGTATTGATGATGATATTGTCAAAATATTAAAATGTCGGAATAAAGAGCAGAAAGAAAATAAATTAAAATTAGGAAGTCAATATAATAATAAGTATAATTTAGTTTTTGCTAAAGAAAATGGTGATCCTTATCTGCCTTTATATACAACAAGACAATTTAATAAAGTTGCTGAAAAAGCTAACTTATCCAATTTTAGATTACATGATCTAAGACATACCCATGCCACTCTTATGTTACAAGCTGGAATCCATCCAAAGATAGTCCAAGAGAGATTGGGCCATTCTTCAATTACTCAAACTCTAGATACCTATTCTCATATAACTCCTTCAATGCAGAGAACAGCTGTTCAAAAACTTAAAGATAGTTTAAAGAAATAA
- a CDS encoding DEAD/DEAH box helicase family protein, with amino-acid sequence MLNSITGREISLYSHFKEELSKAKEIKIIVSFLRESGVKLIVKDLKKQALKGADIKIITSKYLNITEPSALSLLKYELGDMVDLRFFSKENISFHPKTYFFKNDKEKVLFIGSSNISYSALVSGVEWNYRLAENNDPSSYEKFEEEFDKVFNKESIIIDDKILSSYASNWKKPKIYKSEAEENNTEIKTPEPRGAQIEALYELKLSREEGYNKGMVIAATGIGKTYLAAFDSIQFDKVLFVAHREEILKQAEKSYKRIEPSLTTSFFNGEEKDKSGKAVFASVQTLSKEDYLNDEYFKKDEFKYIVIDEFHHAAADSYKRILDYFEPDFLLGLTATPYRMDNKDINELCDDNIIYEIYLKDAINRGLLVPFKYYGIYDYEVDYDKVKMSNGQYNIKDLEKNLSTHQRGNLILKHYNNLAGKRTLGFCASINHADYMAKYFNDNNIKAVSVHSSNNQKQYFMERDEAIDKFLKGEIDVIFAVDIFNEGVDIPALDTVLFLRPTESYTIFLQQLGRGLRKDKGSGKESLKVLDFIGNYKRAHYIPLLLSGENPLENKKNNFRDIDEFEYPDDCKVSFDLQIMDLFKEMATRDPLRKRMEDEYFRLKNYLGRRPLRKDIYEGIDIDIKEYLRKKHKGYLRFLESIGELKDNEKKWIDTIVEDFLIELEKTSMSKSYKIPTLLALLDDERLKSEASIKKVGETFRDYYKNYKLHQKDLNNKRHKNWKNWDKDKFIKEAVKNPVKFLSKRKFFIHDEVNKRFMLDEELKPYLTEDLTEHFIDILKYRELNYFRRRFKERD; translated from the coding sequence ATGCTAAACTCTATAACAGGAAGAGAAATCTCACTATACAGCCATTTCAAAGAAGAGTTAAGTAAGGCTAAAGAGATTAAAATAATAGTTTCTTTTTTAAGAGAATCAGGTGTTAAATTAATTGTTAAGGATTTAAAGAAGCAAGCATTAAAAGGTGCAGATATAAAGATTATTACTAGTAAATATCTCAATATCACTGAACCATCTGCCTTAAGCTTATTAAAATATGAGTTAGGTGATATGGTTGATTTAAGATTTTTCTCCAAAGAGAATATATCATTTCATCCTAAGACTTATTTCTTTAAAAATGATAAGGAGAAAGTATTATTTATAGGATCTTCTAATATTTCATATTCTGCTCTAGTCTCAGGAGTAGAATGGAATTATAGATTAGCTGAAAATAATGACCCAAGTTCTTATGAGAAATTTGAAGAAGAGTTTGATAAGGTTTTTAATAAGGAATCAATTATAATAGATGATAAGATACTAAGCAGCTATGCTAGTAACTGGAAAAAGCCTAAAATATATAAGTCTGAAGCAGAAGAAAATAATACTGAGATAAAAACTCCAGAACCAAGAGGGGCACAGATTGAAGCACTATATGAATTGAAGTTGTCGAGGGAAGAAGGATATAACAAGGGTATGGTTATAGCAGCAACTGGAATAGGTAAAACTTATTTAGCAGCTTTTGACTCGATTCAATTTGATAAGGTTTTATTTGTAGCTCATCGAGAAGAGATTTTAAAGCAAGCAGAAAAATCTTATAAAAGAATAGAACCTAGCTTAACGACTAGTTTTTTCAATGGGGAAGAAAAAGATAAGAGTGGTAAAGCAGTATTTGCTAGTGTTCAGACCTTGAGTAAAGAAGATTATTTGAATGATGAGTACTTTAAAAAGGATGAATTCAAGTATATTGTGATTGATGAATTTCATCATGCAGCAGCAGATAGTTATAAGAGAATTCTTGACTATTTTGAACCTGATTTTTTATTAGGTCTTACAGCTACACCCTATCGTATGGATAATAAAGATATTAATGAATTATGTGATGATAATATTATCTATGAGATTTATTTAAAGGATGCAATTAATAGGGGGTTGCTAGTTCCTTTTAAGTATTATGGTATTTATGATTATGAGGTAGATTATGACAAGGTAAAGATGTCTAATGGACAATATAATATCAAAGATTTAGAGAAGAATCTATCTACTCATCAGAGAGGTAATTTAATTTTAAAGCATTACAATAACTTAGCAGGTAAAAGAACTTTAGGTTTTTGTGCCTCTATTAATCATGCAGATTATATGGCTAAATATTTTAATGATAATAATATCAAAGCAGTCTCTGTACATAGCTCAAATAATCAAAAGCAATATTTTATGGAGAGAGATGAAGCAATTGATAAGTTTTTAAAAGGAGAAATAGATGTTATCTTTGCAGTAGATATATTTAATGAAGGAGTAGATATACCTGCTTTAGATACTGTGTTATTTTTAAGACCAACGGAATCTTATACGATTTTCTTACAACAATTAGGTAGAGGATTGAGAAAAGATAAAGGTTCAGGTAAAGAATCTTTAAAAGTGCTTGATTTTATCGGTAATTATAAAAGAGCACACTATATACCTCTTCTTTTATCAGGAGAAAACCCTTTGGAGAATAAAAAGAATAATTTTAGAGATATTGATGAATTTGAATATCCAGATGATTGTAAGGTATCTTTTGATTTGCAAATAATGGACTTATTTAAGGAAATGGCAACTAGAGACCCATTAAGAAAGCGTATGGAAGATGAATACTTTAGATTAAAGAATTATTTAGGTAGAAGACCATTAAGAAAGGATATCTATGAGGGGATAGATATAGATATAAAAGAGTACCTTAGAAAGAAACACAAAGGTTATCTTAGGTTCTTAGAATCTATTGGTGAATTGAAGGATAATGAGAAAAAGTGGATAGATACTATAGTTGAAGATTTTTTAATTGAATTAGAAAAAACAAGCATGAGTAAGTCTTATAAGATACCTACTTTATTAGCTTTATTAGATGATGAGAGATTAAAAAGTGAAGCGAGTATTAAGAAAGTAGGAGAGACTTTCAGGGATTATTATAAGAATTACAAACTTCATCAAAAGGATTTAAATAACAAGAGGCATAAAAATTGGAAAAATTGGGACAAGGATAAGTTTATCAAAGAAGCAGTAAAAAATCCCGTAAAGTTTTTAAGTAAGAGGAAGTTTTTTATCCATGATGAAGTGAATAAAAGGTTTATGTTAGATGAAGAGTTGAAGCCTTATTTAACAGAGGATTTAACAGAACATTTTATTGATATCTTAAAATATAGAGAGTTAAACTACTTTAGAAGAAGATTTAAGGAGAGAGATTAA
- a CDS encoding DUF445 domain-containing protein, whose translation MIFKFLFLPIVGAIIGWITNLLAIKLIFRPYEPIKIPLLNFEIQGLLPKRSKELAKKIGEVVERDLLPKEELERELSGLEVKDDIKVAILSIIDQKAEEKIPPFIPDNFKVMIINFLKEMVNKDLDPYLDQLMDRAKDKILNETDLARLVETRVSTFEMRELEELVLQIAAKELKHIEVLGAILGFLVGIGQTVIVMNF comes from the coding sequence ATGATTTTTAAGTTTTTATTTTTACCGATAGTTGGAGCAATAATTGGTTGGATAACTAACTTACTAGCAATTAAATTAATTTTTAGGCCTTATGAACCAATTAAAATTCCTTTATTAAACTTTGAAATTCAAGGGTTATTACCAAAGCGAAGTAAAGAGTTAGCTAAAAAGATTGGAGAGGTTGTAGAAAGAGATTTATTGCCTAAGGAGGAGTTAGAAAGAGAGTTATCAGGACTGGAAGTTAAAGATGACATTAAGGTGGCTATTTTAAGTATTATAGACCAGAAGGCTGAAGAAAAAATACCACCATTTATACCTGATAATTTTAAAGTTATGATTATTAACTTCTTAAAAGAGATGGTAAATAAAGATTTAGATCCATATCTTGATCAGCTAATGGATAGGGCTAAAGACAAAATTTTAAATGAGACAGATTTAGCTCGTTTAGTAGAAACAAGGGTAAGTACCTTTGAAATGAGGGAATTAGAAGAATTAGTATTACAAATTGCAGCTAAAGAATTAAAACATATAGAGGTTCTAGGGGCTATTCTTGGTTTTCTTGTTGGAATAGGACAAACTGTAATTGTTATGAATTTCTAA
- a CDS encoding transposase — protein sequence MKAFIYTDVSLDTVTILKYYCKRWPIEIFFRQEKSLLGLDNYQIRSIKGIERIWILQALVHLFCTIGLDQPMKFGKGILKVRKQSKKDYIKWIYNCAKGNIPLNNVFQFLKIT from the coding sequence TTGAAAGCATTTATTTATACAGATGTTTCATTAGATACAGTAACTATCTTAAAATATTATTGTAAGCGTTGGCCTATTGAAATATTTTTTAGACAAGAAAAATCATTATTAGGTCTTGATAACTATCAAATCCGTTCAATTAAAGGCATAGAAAGAATTTGGATTTTACAAGCATTAGTTCATTTATTTTGTACTATTGGTTTAGATCAACCTATGAAATTTGGTAAAGGCATTTTAAAAGTTAGAAAACAAAGTAAAAAAGATTATATTAAATGGATTTATAATTGTGCTAAAGGCAATATACCATTAAATAATGTTTTTCAGTTTTTAAAAATAACCTAG
- a CDS encoding HIT family protein has product MMECIFCNTEELEIILESQFSFAIFDKYPVNKGHLLIIPKRHFSSFFELSKEEMNDIYDLINQGKEKLDKLYSPDGYNIGVNVGETAGQTIMHLHIHIIPRYKGDIENPRGGIRKLMPNLVPYDG; this is encoded by the coding sequence ATAATGGAATGTATATTCTGTAATACAGAAGAATTAGAGATTATATTAGAAAGTCAATTCAGTTTTGCGATTTTTGATAAGTATCCAGTAAATAAAGGTCATTTATTAATAATACCGAAAAGACATTTTAGTAGTTTCTTTGAATTAAGTAAAGAAGAGATGAATGATATTTATGATTTAATTAATCAAGGTAAAGAAAAATTGGATAAGCTCTACAGTCCTGATGGATATAATATAGGAGTTAATGTTGGAGAAACAGCAGGTCAGACTATTATGCATTTACATATACATATAATCCCTAGATATAAAGGAGATATTGAAAATCCTAGGGGTGGAATTAGAAAATTAATGCCGAATTTAGTACCTTATGATGGTTAA